Proteins encoded by one window of Burkholderia plantarii:
- the tssA gene encoding type VI secretion system protein TssA, protein MPIHVNALLAPLNEASPCGDDLLFSSEFDAIQHARKFDDPSLDQGEWITEIKEADWGFVVDQSVALLGTRTKDLRLAVWLTEALGIQEGVAGLTQGYELLAGLCRTWWDTVHPLPEGDDIEYRLGNVGWLSGRTAELLRMVPLTDGSGSAYSALDWDVAQHVAQAVRRDPDNAGEIARNKPAVEQIEASKRMTSVGFYAGLLASLSAFRAALDALDDELERRAGNAAPSFRQARDAYDSVRLLAERFAREQGYSPDAQPVAPPPPVAQGGPIERSEPSFKTPLTPEPLTPMPTAQPVAVHVPAPIVIAGIQNRAQAVEQLRAVARYFRATEPHSPVAYLADKAAEWADMPLHLWLESVVKDDGSLAHLRELLGVKRDENG, encoded by the coding sequence ATGCCGATTCACGTCAATGCGCTGCTCGCGCCCCTGAACGAAGCGTCGCCCTGCGGCGACGACCTGCTGTTCTCGTCCGAATTCGACGCGATCCAGCACGCGCGCAAGTTCGACGATCCCTCGCTCGACCAGGGCGAGTGGATCACCGAGATCAAGGAGGCCGACTGGGGCTTCGTGGTCGATCAGTCGGTCGCGCTGCTCGGCACGCGCACCAAGGACCTGAGGCTCGCGGTCTGGCTCACCGAGGCGCTCGGCATCCAGGAGGGCGTGGCCGGGCTCACCCAGGGCTACGAGCTGCTGGCCGGGCTCTGCCGCACCTGGTGGGACACCGTTCATCCGCTGCCGGAAGGCGACGACATCGAATACCGGCTCGGCAACGTCGGCTGGCTGTCGGGCCGCACCGCCGAGCTGCTGCGCATGGTGCCGCTCACCGACGGCTCGGGCAGCGCCTACAGCGCGCTCGACTGGGACGTGGCGCAGCACGTCGCGCAGGCGGTGCGGCGCGACCCCGACAACGCCGGCGAGATCGCGCGCAACAAGCCCGCCGTCGAACAGATCGAGGCCTCGAAGCGGATGACCTCGGTGGGTTTCTACGCCGGGTTGCTGGCGAGCCTGAGTGCGTTCCGCGCGGCGCTCGACGCGCTCGACGACGAACTCGAACGGCGCGCCGGCAACGCCGCGCCGAGCTTCCGGCAGGCGCGCGACGCCTACGATTCGGTGCGCCTGCTGGCCGAGCGCTTCGCCCGGGAGCAGGGCTATTCGCCCGACGCGCAGCCCGTCGCGCCGCCGCCGCCCGTCGCGCAGGGCGGCCCGATCGAACGCAGCGAACCGAGTTTCAAGACCCCGCTCACGCCCGAACCGCTCACGCCGATGCCCACCGCCCAGCCCGTCGCCGTCCACGTCCCCGCGCCGATCGTGATCGCCGGGATCCAGAACCGCGCGCAGGCGGTCGAGCAGCTGCGCGCCGTGGCCAGGTACTTCCGCGCCACCGAGCCGCACAGCCCGGTCGCCTATCTGGCCGACAAGGCGGCCGAATGGGCCGACATGCCGCTGCATCTGTGGCTCGAATCGGTGGTGAAGGACGACGGCTCGCTCGCGCATCTGCGCGAGCTGCTCGGGGTGAAGCGCGACGAGAACGGTTGA
- the tssH gene encoding type VI secretion system ATPase TssH — translation MSTPLKTLIAKLNPTCRKAAERAASQCLARGHYEVDLEHLFVALLDETSGDMPVVLRASGVDPHALRRDLERELDTLRSGNTRTPVFSVHLSELFQQAWLIASLDAQIGRIRSGHLLLALLSAPDLAQFAQRMSPQFAQVRVTDLKHKFDEITAGSNEAEPRGAEAAHDDGPEADAAGAAAGGPSKTPALDTYTTNLTQRARDGKIDPVIGRDAEIRQAIDILMRRRQNNPIMTGEAGVGKTAVVEGLALRIAAGDVPPPLAGVALHVLDMGLLQAGASVKGEFENRLKSVIDEVKKSAHPIILFIDEAHTIIGAGGQAGQNDAANLLKPALARGELRTIAATTWSEYKKYFEKDAALARRFQVVKIEEPSEPLAAAMLRGMAGLMERHFNVRILDDAITEAVRLSHRYISGRQLPDKAISVLDTACAKVALAQSATPAAIDDLKKRLERTAAEIAALEREVAGGAAHDERLAALGEAREADLAALAAAEARHAEEQAIVAEIVALRARIDAAREASADGERIDADAVRAQLAERVAALKAVQGVEPMVPLQVDAHVVAEIVAAWTGIPLGRMVKDEIETVMNLKTLLGARVIGQDHALDAVAQRVRTATAGLEDPDKPRGVFLFVGPSGVGKTETALALADVLYGGERKMVTINMSEYQEAHSVSGLKGSPPGYVGYGEGGVLTEAVRRNPYSVVLLDEVEKAHPDVLEMFFQVFDKGAMDDAEGREIDFRNTLIILTSNVGSTAVMQACLNKPAEELPEPDALAETLRPALYKAFKPAFLGRMKVVPYYPIPDDVLAEIIELKLERIARRIEANHKAVFEWDESLVDAVLARCTEVDSGARNVDHILNGTLLPEVAGHVLERLAEGSAIERIAVRASEAGEFEYTVK, via the coding sequence ATGAGCACGCCCCTCAAAACCCTGATTGCGAAACTGAACCCGACCTGCCGCAAGGCGGCCGAACGCGCGGCCAGCCAATGCCTCGCGCGCGGCCACTACGAGGTCGATCTGGAGCATCTGTTCGTCGCGCTGCTCGACGAGACCTCGGGCGACATGCCGGTGGTGCTGCGCGCGAGCGGCGTCGATCCGCACGCGCTGCGCCGCGACCTCGAGCGCGAGCTCGACACGCTCAGGAGCGGCAACACGCGCACGCCGGTGTTCTCGGTGCATCTGAGCGAGCTGTTCCAGCAGGCCTGGCTGATCGCCTCGCTCGACGCGCAGATCGGCCGGATCCGCTCCGGCCACCTGCTGCTCGCGCTGCTGAGCGCGCCCGATCTCGCGCAGTTCGCGCAGCGCATGTCGCCGCAGTTCGCGCAGGTGCGCGTGACCGACCTCAAGCACAAGTTCGACGAGATCACGGCCGGCTCGAACGAGGCCGAGCCGCGCGGCGCCGAGGCCGCGCACGACGACGGGCCAGAGGCCGATGCCGCGGGCGCCGCCGCGGGCGGCCCGTCGAAGACGCCCGCGCTCGACACCTACACCACCAACCTCACGCAGCGCGCGCGCGACGGCAAGATCGACCCGGTGATCGGCCGCGACGCCGAGATCCGCCAGGCGATCGACATCCTGATGCGGCGCCGCCAGAACAACCCGATCATGACCGGCGAGGCCGGCGTCGGGAAGACCGCCGTGGTGGAAGGGCTGGCGCTGCGGATCGCCGCCGGCGACGTGCCGCCGCCGCTCGCGGGCGTGGCGCTGCACGTGCTCGACATGGGGCTGCTGCAGGCCGGCGCGAGCGTGAAGGGCGAGTTCGAGAACCGCCTGAAGAGCGTGATCGACGAGGTCAAGAAGAGCGCGCATCCGATCATCCTGTTCATCGACGAGGCCCACACCATCATCGGCGCGGGCGGCCAGGCCGGCCAGAACGACGCGGCCAACCTGCTCAAGCCGGCGCTCGCGCGCGGCGAGCTGCGCACCATCGCGGCCACCACCTGGAGCGAGTACAAGAAATACTTCGAGAAGGACGCGGCGCTGGCGCGGCGCTTCCAGGTGGTCAAGATCGAGGAGCCCAGCGAGCCGCTCGCCGCCGCGATGCTGCGCGGCATGGCCGGGCTGATGGAGCGCCACTTCAACGTGCGGATCCTCGACGACGCGATCACCGAGGCGGTGCGCCTGTCGCATCGCTACATCAGCGGCCGGCAGCTGCCGGACAAGGCGATCAGCGTGCTCGACACCGCCTGCGCGAAGGTCGCGCTGGCGCAGAGCGCGACGCCGGCGGCGATCGACGACCTGAAGAAGCGCCTCGAGCGCACGGCTGCCGAGATCGCCGCGCTCGAGCGCGAGGTGGCGGGCGGTGCCGCGCACGACGAGCGGCTCGCCGCGCTGGGCGAGGCGCGCGAGGCCGATCTGGCCGCGCTGGCGGCGGCCGAGGCACGCCATGCCGAGGAGCAGGCGATCGTCGCCGAGATCGTCGCGCTGCGCGCACGGATCGACGCCGCGCGCGAGGCCTCGGCCGACGGCGAGCGGATCGACGCCGACGCGGTGCGCGCGCAGCTGGCCGAACGCGTGGCCGCGCTGAAGGCGGTGCAGGGCGTCGAGCCGATGGTGCCGCTGCAGGTGGACGCGCACGTGGTGGCCGAGATCGTCGCCGCGTGGACCGGGATTCCGCTCGGCCGCATGGTCAAGGACGAGATCGAGACCGTGATGAACCTGAAGACGCTGCTCGGCGCGCGCGTGATCGGCCAGGACCACGCGCTCGACGCCGTGGCGCAGCGCGTGCGCACCGCCACCGCCGGGCTGGAGGATCCGGACAAGCCGCGCGGCGTGTTCCTGTTCGTCGGGCCGTCGGGCGTCGGCAAGACCGAGACCGCGCTGGCGCTGGCCGACGTGCTGTACGGCGGCGAGCGCAAGATGGTCACCATCAACATGAGCGAGTACCAGGAGGCGCACAGCGTGTCGGGCCTGAAGGGCTCGCCGCCCGGCTACGTCGGCTACGGCGAGGGCGGCGTGCTGACCGAGGCGGTGCGGCGCAATCCGTATTCGGTGGTGCTGCTCGACGAGGTCGAGAAGGCGCACCCGGACGTGCTCGAAATGTTCTTCCAGGTGTTCGACAAGGGCGCGATGGACGACGCCGAAGGCCGCGAGATCGACTTTCGCAACACGCTGATCATCCTGACCTCGAACGTCGGCTCGACCGCGGTGATGCAGGCCTGCCTCAACAAGCCGGCCGAGGAACTGCCCGAGCCTGACGCGCTCGCCGAGACGCTGCGCCCGGCGCTTTACAAGGCGTTCAAGCCGGCCTTCCTCGGCCGCATGAAGGTGGTGCCGTACTATCCGATTCCGGACGACGTGCTGGCCGAGATCATCGAGCTGAAGCTCGAACGGATCGCGCGGCGCATCGAGGCGAACCACAAGGCCGTCTTCGAATGGGACGAGTCGCTGGTGGACGCCGTGCTGGCGCGCTGCACCGAGGTGGATTCGGGCGCGCGCAATGTCGATCACATCCTGAACGGCACGCTGCTGCCCGAGGTCGCCGGCCACGTGCTCGAACGGCTCGCCGAGGGCAGCGCGATCGAGCGTATCGCCGTGCGCGCGAGCGAGGCGGGCGAGTTCGAGTACACCGTCAAGTAA
- a CDS encoding Hcp family type VI secretion system effector translates to MLDIYLNFGNPAIKGESQDKDHSGWIELKSWDWSVTQPRSATSSTSGGHTAERCEHSDMVFTKELDMASPLLYQHASGGTTFDEVSIDFMRSDGDGKRVKYLEIKLKYVIISSVTPSVQKEGLPVEQFSLKYAAVQWKQTKQNIGGNQGGNTQGAWSLTKNDKTYAV, encoded by the coding sequence ATGTTAGATATCTATCTCAATTTCGGTAATCCGGCCATCAAGGGCGAGTCGCAGGACAAGGACCACTCGGGCTGGATCGAACTCAAGTCGTGGGACTGGTCGGTCACGCAGCCGCGTTCGGCCACCTCGTCCACCTCGGGCGGCCACACCGCCGAGCGCTGCGAACACAGCGACATGGTGTTCACGAAGGAGCTCGACATGGCGAGCCCGCTGCTGTACCAGCACGCATCGGGCGGCACGACGTTCGACGAGGTGTCGATCGACTTCATGCGTTCGGACGGCGACGGCAAGCGCGTCAAGTACCTCGAGATCAAGCTCAAGTACGTGATCATCTCGAGCGTCACGCCGAGCGTGCAGAAGGAAGGCCTGCCGGTCGAGCAGTTCTCGCTGAAGTACGCCGCGGTGCAGTGGAAGCAGACCAAGCAGAACATCGGCGGCAACCAGGGCGGCAACACGCAGGGCGCCTGGAGCCTCACGAAGAACGACAAGACCTACGCGGTCTGA
- the tssE gene encoding type VI secretion system baseplate subunit TssE has translation MKRFEPSFLDKLFDDEPHLPASPAMRQLSLDELKNTVARDVESILNTRIALTDDDLTALPQCQQSVLTYGLNDFAGLSLASHYDRAFICKSIQQAIDRHEPRLRQVAVSFELNEQSTNSLNFAIRALLVVHPAQEPVSFDAMLQPSTLQYSVTRGRAAKT, from the coding sequence ATGAAACGTTTCGAGCCGAGTTTCCTCGACAAGCTGTTCGACGACGAACCGCATCTGCCGGCCTCGCCCGCGATGCGGCAACTGTCGCTGGACGAACTGAAGAACACCGTCGCCCGTGACGTCGAATCGATCCTGAACACGCGCATCGCGCTGACGGACGACGACCTCACGGCGCTGCCGCAGTGCCAGCAGTCGGTGCTGACCTACGGCCTCAACGACTTCGCAGGCCTGAGCCTCGCGAGTCACTACGACCGCGCGTTCATCTGCAAGTCGATCCAGCAGGCGATCGACCGGCACGAGCCGCGCCTGCGCCAGGTGGCGGTATCGTTCGAACTCAACGAGCAATCGACCAACTCGTTGAATTTCGCGATCCGGGCGCTGCTGGTCGTGCATCCGGCGCAGGAGCCCGTCAGTTTCGACGCGATGCTGCAGCCGTCCACCCTGCAGTATTCGGTGACGCGCGGCCGCGCCGCCAAGACATAA
- a CDS encoding OmpA family protein — MTTSAFPPRPRHVATTLATLCALAAGAVFRAGGLALLAVPAGAFADNAGPATVTRVDPSGVAVRSTVIPPSGAPAQAPSGGLSAPPPAEGGTSQNGTVLTGTNVAGGAGAGPVTGAGTGATVSAPPQASATPGQVVVGGKVPDEATKAAVLQKLRDTYGAGNVVDQIEVGDVATPPNWSSNVQKLIGPQLKQISKGQLRIDGTSIDVKGEVRNEAQRQQVASDMANQLNPTYTIRNALRVSASEQGLLDQTLANRTIEFETGSATLTPQGRAILDQMADAMGRMANRSVAIIGHTDNSGNRASNIALSQARADAVKGYLVAKGIPSQQLSTTGVGPDQPIASNDTADGRARNRRIEFRAGQ, encoded by the coding sequence ATGACGACCTCCGCGTTCCCGCCGCGCCCGCGCCACGTGGCCACCACGCTTGCCACCCTCTGCGCGCTTGCCGCCGGCGCCGTGTTCCGCGCGGGCGGCCTGGCCCTGCTTGCCGTGCCCGCCGGCGCGTTCGCCGACAACGCCGGCCCCGCCACCGTGACGCGCGTGGACCCGAGCGGGGTGGCCGTGCGCAGCACCGTGATCCCGCCGTCGGGCGCGCCCGCGCAGGCACCGTCGGGCGGCCTCAGCGCCCCGCCGCCGGCCGAGGGCGGCACCAGCCAGAACGGCACCGTGCTGACCGGCACCAACGTCGCGGGCGGCGCGGGCGCCGGCCCGGTGACGGGCGCCGGCACCGGCGCGACCGTCTCGGCGCCGCCGCAGGCCAGCGCCACGCCGGGGCAGGTCGTGGTGGGCGGCAAGGTGCCCGACGAGGCGACCAAGGCCGCCGTGCTGCAGAAGCTGCGCGACACCTACGGCGCCGGCAACGTGGTCGACCAGATCGAGGTGGGCGACGTGGCCACTCCGCCGAACTGGAGCAGCAACGTGCAGAAGCTGATCGGCCCGCAGTTGAAGCAGATCAGCAAGGGGCAGCTGCGCATCGACGGCACCTCGATCGACGTGAAGGGCGAGGTCCGCAACGAGGCGCAGCGCCAGCAGGTGGCGAGCGACATGGCGAACCAGCTGAACCCGACCTACACGATCCGCAACGCGCTGCGCGTGAGCGCCTCCGAGCAGGGCCTGCTCGACCAGACGCTCGCCAACCGCACGATCGAGTTCGAGACCGGCAGCGCCACGCTGACGCCGCAGGGCCGCGCGATCCTCGACCAGATGGCCGACGCGATGGGCCGGATGGCGAACCGCTCGGTGGCGATCATCGGCCACACCGACAACTCCGGCAACCGCGCCTCGAACATCGCGCTGAGCCAGGCGCGCGCCGACGCCGTGAAGGGCTACCTGGTGGCGAAGGGAATCCCGTCGCAGCAGCTGTCGACCACCGGCGTCGGGCCGGACCAGCCGATCGCCTCGAACGACACCGCCGACGGGCGCGCGCGCAACCGGCGCATCGAGTTCCGCGCGGGGCAGTAG
- the tssF gene encoding type VI secretion system baseplate subunit TssF: MEELLPYYERELSFLRRYSHEFARRYPKIAARLAMTGEHCDDPHVERMIESFALLGARINKKLDDDYPEFTEALVDVLYPHYLRPFPSCTIAQFAPTSAVSQLTAPHRVARGTELKSRAIRGVQCQFRTAYDVTIAPIRVSEARYASIAAAPAATVLPGNATGVISITFESLAPQFDLGALKLDTLRAHLHGEQSFVAALADCLFINTLATYVEPERNGRWTALRRSPVTQAGFDEQDALIDYPARSHPAYRLLTEYFAFPDKFDFVDFDLAAMVRRAGPCHRLTLHIVLSDVRSDSHVARLLDMLGATHLRLFCTPVVNLFKQNGEPIRVDHQSVAYPVIAEARRAFAYEVYSIDSVHLVRQTAHEEAVVEFRPFYSLHHGEAGHVGHYWFARRNEWVAQHSPGYETELSIVDIDFEPSAPQTDTLSLRLTCTNRDLPAGLATGLAGGDLFADGGADFGDITMLRRPTASVRFARGRAAHWRLISHLALNHVSLVADGLAPLKELLTLYDLRRSAVSTRHIDGLVAVEQRGAVQWLPGKPFATFVRGIEIRLTIDEEHFVGTSLAAFARMLDTFFGLYVHLNSFVQLIVVSKRTGEEIMRCQPRSGESILA; the protein is encoded by the coding sequence ATGGAAGAGCTGCTGCCGTACTACGAGCGCGAACTGTCGTTTCTGCGGCGCTACTCGCACGAGTTCGCGCGGCGCTATCCGAAGATCGCGGCGCGGCTCGCGATGACGGGCGAGCATTGCGACGACCCGCACGTCGAGCGCATGATCGAATCGTTCGCGCTGCTCGGCGCGCGCATCAACAAGAAGCTCGACGACGACTACCCGGAGTTCACCGAGGCGCTCGTCGACGTGCTCTATCCGCACTACCTGCGGCCGTTCCCGTCCTGCACCATCGCGCAGTTCGCACCCACCTCGGCGGTCTCGCAGCTGACCGCGCCGCATCGCGTGGCGCGCGGCACCGAGCTGAAAAGCCGCGCGATCCGCGGCGTGCAGTGCCAGTTCCGCACCGCCTACGACGTGACGATCGCGCCGATCCGCGTCAGCGAGGCGCGTTACGCGTCGATCGCCGCCGCGCCGGCCGCCACCGTGCTGCCCGGCAACGCCACCGGCGTGATCTCGATCACCTTCGAATCGCTCGCGCCGCAGTTCGATCTCGGCGCGCTGAAGCTCGACACGCTGCGTGCGCATCTGCACGGCGAGCAGTCGTTCGTCGCCGCGCTGGCCGACTGCCTGTTCATCAACACGCTGGCCACCTACGTCGAGCCCGAGCGCAACGGCCGCTGGACCGCGCTGCGCCGCTCGCCCGTCACGCAGGCCGGCTTCGACGAACAGGACGCGCTGATCGACTATCCGGCGCGCTCGCATCCGGCCTACCGGCTGCTGACCGAATACTTCGCGTTTCCCGACAAGTTCGATTTCGTCGATTTCGACCTGGCCGCGATGGTGCGCCGCGCGGGGCCGTGCCACCGCCTGACGCTGCACATCGTGCTCAGCGACGTGCGCAGCGATTCGCACGTGGCGCGGCTGCTCGACATGCTCGGCGCCACGCACCTGCGCCTGTTCTGCACGCCGGTGGTGAACCTGTTCAAGCAGAACGGCGAGCCGATCCGCGTCGATCACCAGAGCGTGGCGTACCCGGTGATCGCCGAGGCGCGCCGCGCGTTCGCCTACGAGGTCTATTCGATCGACTCGGTGCATCTGGTCCGCCAGACCGCGCACGAGGAGGCGGTGGTGGAGTTCCGGCCGTTCTACTCGCTGCACCACGGCGAGGCCGGCCACGTCGGCCACTACTGGTTCGCGCGCCGCAACGAGTGGGTCGCGCAGCACAGCCCCGGCTACGAGACCGAGCTGTCGATCGTCGACATCGATTTCGAGCCGTCCGCGCCGCAGACCGACACGCTGAGCCTGCGCCTGACCTGCACCAACCGCGACCTGCCGGCCGGGCTCGCCACCGGCCTCGCGGGCGGCGACCTGTTCGCCGACGGCGGCGCCGATTTCGGCGACATCACGATGCTGCGCCGGCCCACCGCGAGCGTGCGCTTCGCGCGCGGGCGCGCCGCGCACTGGCGGCTGATCTCGCATCTCGCGCTGAACCACGTCTCGCTGGTGGCCGACGGCCTCGCGCCGCTCAAGGAGCTGCTGACGCTCTACGACCTGCGCCGCTCGGCGGTCTCGACGCGCCACATCGACGGGCTGGTGGCGGTCGAGCAGCGCGGCGCCGTGCAGTGGCTGCCCGGCAAGCCGTTCGCGACCTTCGTGCGCGGCATCGAGATCCGCCTCACGATCGACGAGGAGCATTTCGTCGGCACCAGCCTGGCCGCGTTCGCGCGCATGCTCGACACGTTCTTCGGGCTGTACGTCCACCTCAACAGCTTTGTGCAACTGATCGTCGTGTCCAAGCGCACCGGCGAGGAGATCATGCGATGCCAACCGCGAAGCGGCGAATCGATCCTGGCGTAG
- the tssG gene encoding type VI secretion system baseplate subunit TssG, which produces MPTAKRRIDPGVVGQFLDEPYRFEFFQAVRLLETWFARRDPEKPDALRPGEIVERRVAFRNSISLGFPPSEIEEAQSFDAAGERVAEEARAAAIDGEAIDRVSIMPAFFGLLGGQGALPHHYTEQVVAREHLKRDHAARAFFDVFSNRATALFYSAWKKYRLPLHYELDRDERYLPLLLALAGVSHRGARRAMQEGTGAVIDEAIAGHALAARHRPVSAAYLQRTLSDYFKVAIRVEQFVGKWYDVPPDQLSVLGEINATLGATALVGERVWQRDMRARLVVGPLSKRDYEAFLPGGDRAVALERMLTLLAGVTLEYEVRLVLKRAEVGPTILNTGGRLGWDAFLCTQEARHDRADARYELHVIH; this is translated from the coding sequence ATGCCAACCGCGAAGCGGCGAATCGATCCTGGCGTAGTCGGGCAGTTCCTCGACGAGCCGTATCGCTTCGAGTTCTTCCAGGCGGTGCGCTTGCTCGAAACCTGGTTCGCGCGGCGCGACCCGGAGAAGCCCGATGCGCTGCGGCCCGGCGAGATCGTCGAGCGGCGCGTGGCGTTCCGCAACTCGATCTCGCTCGGTTTCCCGCCGAGCGAGATCGAGGAAGCGCAGTCGTTCGACGCGGCCGGCGAGCGCGTGGCCGAGGAGGCGCGCGCGGCCGCGATCGACGGCGAGGCAATCGACCGCGTGTCGATCATGCCGGCGTTCTTCGGGCTGCTGGGCGGCCAGGGCGCGCTGCCGCACCACTACACCGAGCAGGTGGTGGCGCGCGAGCACCTGAAGCGCGATCACGCGGCGCGCGCGTTCTTCGACGTGTTCTCGAACCGCGCCACCGCGCTGTTCTATTCGGCCTGGAAGAAGTACCGGCTGCCGCTGCACTACGAACTCGACCGCGACGAGCGCTACCTGCCGCTGCTGCTCGCGCTGGCCGGCGTGTCGCATCGCGGCGCGCGGCGCGCGATGCAGGAAGGCACGGGCGCCGTGATCGACGAGGCGATCGCCGGCCATGCGCTCGCCGCGCGGCACCGGCCGGTATCGGCCGCCTACCTGCAGCGCACGCTGTCCGACTACTTCAAGGTGGCGATCCGCGTCGAGCAGTTCGTCGGCAAGTGGTACGACGTGCCGCCCGACCAGCTGAGCGTGCTCGGCGAGATCAACGCCACGCTCGGCGCCACCGCGCTGGTGGGCGAGCGCGTCTGGCAGCGCGACATGCGCGCGAGGCTGGTGGTCGGCCCGCTGTCGAAGCGCGATTACGAGGCGTTCCTGCCCGGCGGCGACCGCGCGGTCGCGCTGGAGCGGATGCTGACGCTGCTGGCCGGCGTCACGCTCGAATACGAGGTCCGGCTGGTGCTCAAGCGCGCCGAGGTCGGCCCGACCATCCTCAACACCGGCGGCCGGCTCGGCTGGGACGCGTTCCTCTGCACGCAGGAGGCGCGGCACGATCGCGCCGACGCGCGCTACGAGCTGCACGTGATCCACTGA
- the tagF gene encoding type VI secretion system-associated protein TagF, with translation MTQTVQAQIAYFGKIPSRGDFVKSAHNPQLLQTLDSWIAQAMELLADDPRWKIVYESARPMHFAFIGTRSKLAIAGHMVASHDASNRRFPFLAATALEVDRPLTFVARSPLAFARLWQRAAALMRPLLGRDEPPGALQALGDAQVPIDTGGPGSAHDGTFNDFVEHQSLFGLEQMLLASGHPVKLRGAMLALGSLLRPVMQSGSSHIERGLTLPLPVDPFYRSLVAAFWMELIAPFVSQADFELAIFIGTIAERERLIIGFNGASARTLHSVVDPQTYSQHNIDIDDPEWVDAHAQHDPATSKLISYLEQPQLSLRVAIDTFREAFVGGA, from the coding sequence ATGACGCAAACGGTCCAGGCGCAGATCGCCTACTTCGGCAAGATCCCGTCGCGCGGCGACTTCGTGAAGAGCGCGCACAACCCGCAGCTGCTGCAGACGCTGGACAGCTGGATCGCGCAGGCCATGGAACTGCTGGCCGACGACCCGCGCTGGAAGATCGTCTACGAGAGCGCACGGCCGATGCATTTCGCGTTCATCGGCACGCGCAGCAAGCTCGCGATCGCCGGCCACATGGTGGCGAGCCACGACGCCTCGAACCGGCGCTTCCCGTTTCTCGCCGCCACCGCGCTCGAGGTCGACCGGCCGCTCACCTTCGTCGCGCGCAGCCCGCTCGCGTTCGCGCGGCTCTGGCAGCGCGCCGCCGCGCTGATGCGCCCGCTGCTCGGCCGCGACGAGCCGCCCGGCGCGCTGCAGGCGCTCGGCGACGCGCAGGTGCCGATCGACACCGGCGGCCCCGGCAGCGCGCACGACGGCACCTTCAACGATTTCGTCGAGCACCAGTCGCTGTTCGGGCTCGAGCAGATGCTGCTCGCGAGCGGCCATCCGGTGAAGCTGCGCGGCGCGATGCTGGCGCTCGGCTCGCTGCTGCGCCCGGTGATGCAGAGCGGCTCGTCGCACATCGAGCGCGGGCTCACGCTGCCGCTGCCGGTCGATCCGTTCTATCGCAGCCTGGTGGCCGCGTTCTGGATGGAGCTGATCGCGCCGTTCGTCTCGCAGGCCGATTTCGAGCTGGCGATCTTCATCGGCACCATCGCCGAGCGCGAGCGCCTGATCATCGGCTTCAACGGCGCCTCGGCGCGCACGCTGCACAGCGTGGTCGACCCGCAGACCTATTCGCAACACAACATCGACATCGACGACCCGGAATGGGTCGATGCCCATGCGCAACACGATCCCGCGACCAGCAAGCTCATCAGCTACCTCGAACAACCGCAACTGTCGCTGCGCGTGGCGATCGACACGTTCCGCGAAGCCTTCGTCGGAGGGGCCTGA